One Brassica oleracea var. oleracea cultivar TO1000 chromosome C7, BOL, whole genome shotgun sequence genomic window carries:
- the LOC106301787 gene encoding uncharacterized protein LOC106301787, with protein sequence MASVTVPPSSSSTHLIHNLLRLPEPPSSFCLFPRPFCFSALTCQSSRRNKPRFQSISSKLLPFHSTSSLVAKSFSAIDEPDLGEDEESEEVEEEEDEVDSGMVSLRGSEDSEEGKEEKIEKMKKKARGSALKLTIKEKKELASYAHSLGDKLKCQLVGKSGVTDSVVFSFLETLEKNELLKVKIRKTSPQEMEDAVMHLEEATGSVAVGQIGRTVILYRPSPTKMKAEEKKKEVERLSIRRRHKFSNSRPNTRPFRREYSERPDGRGRRGGSRVATA encoded by the exons ATGGCGAGCGTAACAGTACCACCGTCTTCTTCATCGACACATCTTATCCACAACCTTCTCCGACTTCCCGAACCACCGTCTTCCTTCTGTCTCTTCCCCAGACCCTTTTGCTTCTCCGCGTTAACCTGTCAATCAAGCCGCCGTAACAAGCCTCGCTTTCAATCAATCTCTTCAAAGCTGCTTCCTTTTCACTCCACTTCTTCACTCGTAGCGAAATCCTTCTCTGCCATCGATGAGCCAGATCTCGGAGAAGACGAAGAGAGCGAGGAAGTTGAAGAAGAAGAAGATGAGGTGGACAGTGGAATGGTATCCCTGAGAGGAAGCGAGGACTCTGAGGAAGGTAAGGAGGAGAAGATAGAGAAGATGAAGAAGAAGGCTCGGGGCTCGGCTTTGAAGTTGACGATAAAGGAGAAGAAGGAACTGGCTTCTTACGCGCATAGTCTGGGTGACAAATTGAAATGTCAACTTGTCGGAAAATCTGGAGTTACTGATTCAGTGGTTTTCTCGTTCCTGGAGACTCTTGAGAAGAACGAGCTCTTAAAG GTGAAGATACGCAAGACATCTCCACAGGAGATGGAGGACGCGGTTATGCATTTGGAGGAAGCCACTGGTTCTGTAGCTGTAGGGCAAATTGGGAGGACGGTGATACTGTATAGGCCTAGTCCCACCAAAATGAAGGCAGAGGAGAAGAAGAAGGAAGTTGAGAGATTGTCTATTAGAAGAAGACACAAGTTCTCTAACTCTAGACCAAACACTAGACCTTTC AGAAGAGAGTATTCAGAGAGACCTGATGGACGTGGACGCAGAGGAGGAAGTAGAGTTGCAACGGCTTGA
- the LOC106305254 gene encoding uncharacterized protein LOC106305254: MKLMHPNMTPEEIAQQKKNVEGCIGFLLVVVCFLILYSFVSSASTPNHNLLEIKIVSMDFTAEPNNNNKNSTQQSHYFPLVSARWDLLIRVPGELVGNDICLQGNLQASFLYKNVTLVTSSLHSYNELELGAPQLLTVSAVATGEDLSGAIGKEIMEAIKERNEVQFGSQLSLTDCREETKKGTVSYECDEAKLRFDHLGSDQIRATAYGDHPTCIIKE, from the exons ATGAAATTAATGCATCCCAATATGACACCAGAAGAGATAGCACAACAGAAAAAGAACGTGGAAGGATGCATCGGCTTCCTTCTTGTTGTCGTATGTTTCCTCATATTATACTCTTTCGTTTCATCTGCATCAACACCCAACCATAACCTTCTCGAGATCAAAATAGTTTCTATGGATTTCACGGCCGAGCCTAATAATAATAACAAGAATAGCACACAACAAAGTCATTATTTTCCTCTAGTTAGTGCTAGATGGGATTTATTGATAAGAGTCCCGGGAGAACTTGTTGGTAATGATATATGTCTTCAAGGAAACCTCCAAGCTTCTTTCCTTTACAAGAATGTCACTCTTGTTACTTCCTCTCTCCACAG TTACAACGAACTCGAGCTAGGAGCGCCTCAGCTTCTTACCGTTTCTGCGGTTGCTACTGGAGAAGATTTGAGCGGCGCGATTGGGAAAGAGATTATGGAGGCTATCAAAGAGAGGAATGAAGTGCAGTTTGGATCGCAGTTGTCTCTAACAGATTGTAGAGAGGAGACAAAGAAAGGAACGGTGAGCTATGAATGCGATGAAGCTAAGTTGCGGTTTGATCATCTAGGCTCTGATCAGATTAGGGCCACTGCGTATGGAGACCACCCTACCTGCATCATTAAAGAATAA
- the LOC106301330 gene encoding cytochrome P450 84A1-like, with product MDCLLCSPILYVVLIFLWYLVRVLLTRSNPFPPGPKGYPIIGNMKLKNQLNHRGLAELAKQYGGLLHLQMGRIHIVAASTAEMAREILQVQDVVFANRPANVAISYLTYNRADMAFANYGPLWRQMRKVCVMKLFSRKRAESWASVRDEINTMVQTLTKQTGSPVNVGELVFALTRNITYRAAFGSFARDGQDEFVKILQEFSKLFGAFDITEFLPWMKWFSNRDFSKRLENARKSLDGFIDRIIDAHIEKKNSRKQDDDGLEDDMVDELMAFYSGESGENGGKSNDSLSSFKLTRDNIKALVMDVMFGGTETVASAIEWAMTELMKNPHELVKLQQELADVIGLNREFHESDLENLPYFRCAMKETLRLHPPIPLLLHEAAADSVVSGYSIPRDSRVMINVYAIGRDGSVWTEPDAFRPGRFMDSKAPDFKGSDFEFLPFGSGRRSCPGMQLGLYAMELAVAHMLHSFDWELPEGGSSDDLDMTDMFGLTAPRATRLIAVPSYRLKCPMVI from the exons ATGGATTGTTTGCTTTGCTCACCAATTTTATATGTAGTTCTTATATTTCTTTGGTATTTAGTTAGAGTTTTGTTAACTCGTAGTAATCCATTTCCACCTGGTCCAAAAGGCTATCCAATAATCGGTAACATGAAATTAAAGAATCAGTTGAATCATCGTGGTTTGGCCGAGTTAGCCAAACAATACGGTGGTCTCTTACACCTTCAAATGGGTAGAATTCATATTGTGGCCGCTTCAACAGCTGAGATGGCCCGAGAAATTCTTCAG GTTCAAGATGTGGTTTTCGCAAACCGGCCAGCTAACGTCGCCATTTCATATCTCACTTACAACCGGGCAGATATGGCGTTTGCGAACTACGGTCCACTCTGGCGTCAAATGAGGAAAGTTTGCGTTATGAAACTCTTTAGCAGAAAACGGGCCGAATCATGGGCCTCGGTTCGCGACGAAATTAATACGATGGTTCAAACTCTGACTAAACAAACCGGTTCACCGGTTAACGTTGGCGAGCTTGTCTTTGCTTTGACGCGGAACATAACGTACCGAGCCGCGTTTGGCTCGTTCGCTCGCGACGGTCAAGACGAATTCGTAAAGATTCTACAAGAGTTCTCGAAACTCTTTGGAGCGTTTGATATCACCGAGTTTTTACCGTGGATGAAATGGTTTAGTAATCGCGATTTCAGCAAGCGGTTGGAAAACGCAAGGAAATCGCTGGATGGGTTCATAGATAGAATCATCGATGCACATATCGAAAAGAAGAATTCAAGAAAACAAGACGATGATGGCTTGGAGGACGACATGGTCGATGAATTAATGGCGTTTTATAGCGGCGAAAGCGGTGAGAACGGCGGCAAATCTAATGATTCACTGTCTTCATTTAAACTCACTAGAGATAACATCAAGGCCCTTGTCATG GATGTGATGTTTGGCGGGACGGAAACGGTGGCGTCTGCGATTGAGTGGGCCATGACGGAGCTGATGAAGAACCCTCACGAACTCGTAAAGCTGCAGCAAGAACTAGCTGACGTCATCGGATTGAACCGTGAGTTTCACGAATCTGATCTGGAGAATCTTCCTTACTTCAGATGCGCGATGAAAGAGACGCTGAGGCTGCACCCTCCGATTCCTCTTCTCCTCCACGAGGCGGCTGCGGACTCCGTCGTCTCCGGCTACTCCATTCCCCGTGACTCTCGGGTGATGATCAATGTGTACGCGATCGGGCGAGACGGATCGGTGTGGACCGAGCCGGATGCGTTCAGACCGGGTCGGTTTATGGATAGCAAAGCTCCGGATTTCAAAGGTAGCGATTTCGAGTTTCTACCGTTTGGGTCGGGTCGAAGATCGTGCCCGGGTATGCAGTTGGGGCTTTATGCTATGGAGCTCGCTGTGGCGCACATGCTTCATTCATTTGATTGGGAGTTGCCGGAAGGAGGTAGCTCTGATGATCTGGATATGACTGACATGTTCGGTCTCACGGCGCCTAGAGCCACCAGGCTCATCGCCGTTCCGAGTTACCGGCTAAAATGTCCGATGGTGATTTGA
- the LOC106301331 gene encoding cellular nucleic acid-binding protein-like isoform X2, whose translation MARKIASDRFSYRDDPYRRDSHRTFSNTCKNCKRPGHFARECPNVSICHNCGLPGHNLSECSAKSVCWNCREPGHMSNSCTNEGICHSCGIAGHQAKDCTARHLPPGDLRLCNNCYKQGHFSADCTNEKACNNCRKTGHLARDCRDDPVCNHCNLAGHVAIKCPKTHVLAAEERRPRGIRAQYREEEVVCRNCRQVGHMSRDCTARLMICRNCGGRGHIAYECPSGRLVNHHHHYPLRY comes from the exons ATGGCCAGAAAGATTGCTTCTGATCGTTTTTCTTACCGTGATGATCCTTACCGAAGAGATTCACATCGGACTTTCAG TAATACGTGCAAGAATTGTAAGCGACCTGGTCATTTTGCTCGAGAGTGTCCCAATGTCTCTATCTGCCACAACTGCGGCCTGCCTGG TCACAATCTGTCTGAATGCTCCGCGAAGTCTGTGTGCTGGAACTGCCGTGAACCAGGTCACATGTCTAATAGCTGCACCAACGAAGGCATCTGTCACAGCTGCGGTATTGCCGGACACCAAGCTAAAGACTGCACGGCTCGCCACCTCCCTCCTGGTGACCTGAGACTCTGCAACAACTGTTACAAGCAAGGTCACTTCTCAGCTGATTGCACTAACGAGAAAGCCTGCAACAACTGCAGGAAGACTGGTCATCTAGCTCGTGACTGCAGAGACGATCCCGTGTGCAATCACTGCAACCTGGCTGGTCACGTTGCTATCAAATGCCCCAAAACCCATGTGTTAGCAGCAGAAGAGCGAAGACCACGAGGGATCAGAGCCCAATACAGGGAGGAGGAGGTGGTTTGCAGGAACTGCCGGCAAGTGGGTCATATGAGCAGAGACTGCACGGCTAGGCTGATGATATGTCGAAACTGTGGTGGAAGAGGACACATTGCGTATGAATGCCCTTCTGGGAGATTAGTGAACCACCACCACCACTACCCCTTGAGGTACTAA
- the LOC106301331 gene encoding zinc finger protein GIS2-like isoform X1 yields MARKIASDRFSYRDDPYRRDSHRTFSQSNTCKNCKRPGHFARECPNVSICHNCGLPGHNLSECSAKSVCWNCREPGHMSNSCTNEGICHSCGIAGHQAKDCTARHLPPGDLRLCNNCYKQGHFSADCTNEKACNNCRKTGHLARDCRDDPVCNHCNLAGHVAIKCPKTHVLAAEERRPRGIRAQYREEEVVCRNCRQVGHMSRDCTARLMICRNCGGRGHIAYECPSGRLVNHHHHYPLRY; encoded by the exons ATGGCCAGAAAGATTGCTTCTGATCGTTTTTCTTACCGTGATGATCCTTACCGAAGAGATTCACATCGGACTTTCAG TCAAAGTAATACGTGCAAGAATTGTAAGCGACCTGGTCATTTTGCTCGAGAGTGTCCCAATGTCTCTATCTGCCACAACTGCGGCCTGCCTGG TCACAATCTGTCTGAATGCTCCGCGAAGTCTGTGTGCTGGAACTGCCGTGAACCAGGTCACATGTCTAATAGCTGCACCAACGAAGGCATCTGTCACAGCTGCGGTATTGCCGGACACCAAGCTAAAGACTGCACGGCTCGCCACCTCCCTCCTGGTGACCTGAGACTCTGCAACAACTGTTACAAGCAAGGTCACTTCTCAGCTGATTGCACTAACGAGAAAGCCTGCAACAACTGCAGGAAGACTGGTCATCTAGCTCGTGACTGCAGAGACGATCCCGTGTGCAATCACTGCAACCTGGCTGGTCACGTTGCTATCAAATGCCCCAAAACCCATGTGTTAGCAGCAGAAGAGCGAAGACCACGAGGGATCAGAGCCCAATACAGGGAGGAGGAGGTGGTTTGCAGGAACTGCCGGCAAGTGGGTCATATGAGCAGAGACTGCACGGCTAGGCTGATGATATGTCGAAACTGTGGTGGAAGAGGACACATTGCGTATGAATGCCCTTCTGGGAGATTAGTGAACCACCACCACCACTACCCCTTGAGGTACTAA